The following is a genomic window from Bufo gargarizans isolate SCDJY-AF-19 chromosome 10, ASM1485885v1, whole genome shotgun sequence.
cacaaaatcccggtgacaggttccctttaagaaaaaaaattaaaataaaagtcgCTTTTTTTCCTCCCAATATTTTGCTCTCCCTTATGATCATacaatgacttttttttaaatgtatcaaGAAACTGAATGGAAACAGCAAATGTGAGAGCCTAACCTTTACAGCTAGATCGCATGGCTGACAACAGGTGGAGCTGAAATGTTGACCGTTTCCAATGGCAACCAGAAGAATTTTTAAAGCAGCTCTGGATATGCGCTGAGAGCCTTCCACAAATTAACGTGAAGTTGTTACAAGCAGAATTCCGTTTTTCCTTTTACTTACCTGGAATGTTTTATCCAGGAATCCCTCTATTCCTGGACATAAGTTACCCGGGCAAAAGGCCGCCTGTTCCACATCTAAGAAATGGTTATTAGGGTTTCTATCTAAAGTGAGTATTCCTACTTCCATCAAGGGGTGAGTGATAGGATCCCATTCCTGAAATGAACAAAGTACAGAAATGTAGACCGAGAAATACTTTATGACCTACAGTAATGTCATTTTAAGGGGATGTCCATGGCACCATGGCAGCTCATTCCCTCTATGGGAGGTGCCGGAAAGGACATGGACAATTTGGTGGGACCATGCATTATGCATTTTCTTTGGTACTGCTTCCAACGGCTGATAGTCACTTACCCTAGTGATGTCAGAGAAGCAACAGGGCATTGCCTCGCTTTGTTCCTGGGTCATAATTTGCATTTCCAGTTTCCATTGTGGGAAATTTCCATTCTTtattgcacaatacaaatccctGGTCGCATACGATGGATCAACTCCAGCTAATCGAGTGCCTTCTTCTGTGGTCATGAATAATTCACTGGTCTTAGGCTATAGCAattcagaaaagaaaaaaagtcttTGATCGTACACATAGCTAAATGTACAGTAATATCCATTGGCCTAACCTCTATAAAGGCAAGCACCTGCCTGCTGTGGGCTGCCACTGAATTGCTCCCTATGCTACCATGATATTGTCATAGTGGCTTCCTGCaaatgccactagggggagccctcCGCATACAGATTTatttagctctccctgacttctatGGACACAACTGTGTTTTTCATCCTTGTCTTGaccagcattttttgcggatttgacatgggcccattcatttctataggcccacaagaaaaaaggacagcacacagatgtcatagCTTGACAAGAAGTgtagcatgggtgaataaagagaaCTTCATATATTTTTCACCATGGAATCAGGAAtgctgcctcattttttggggacatatactgtacatgtcgGCACATTAGAGATGGCCATAGCTGCCAGGTTTTTGCTGTTTTACACAAGAGATATCTAAGGTCAGCGATCGGCACTAAAGCCAGTGGCAGACCTTTaagccctcagatgctgtggccaATTCTGACCAATGCACCTGAGGTGGTTTTCCCCGGGAAGGCTGCGCTCCTAGGGTCTGGACGACTTCCCTGCGCGGACATGGCAGGAAACAGTTTGTTCTCTGTAATAACCTGGGACTCTCTGAAGGAACCCAGGCTATTTCAGCTGTAGTTCCTATCTAGGCCTGCAGGTGGCGGGGCTGCATAGGAAGATAGTGAATCTCCTATACACTGCAATAGTAATTCATTGCAATGTTAGGCGAAGCAATCGGAAGTGGActtaaaaatggtaaaaaaaatatatatattttaaatatgtaaaaaatacaaatcggctcccttttcccataataaaaaaaaagaaaaaaaaaaaaaaaaagatcataggCATCGCCGTGTCCCAAATCGACCGGACTCttaagatgtacagtatatgtatttctcctgtacagtgaatgctgtaatgggggcggggggggggggggaataaaaaatgtgcaatttgcaGTTTTTTCGTTGCTTCACCTccctcaaaaaaaaattattaaaaaatcgcCCCACAATAAATAAGCCCACCCACAGCTCACTAGACgtaaatattaaaaagttatgtgGCTAAGAATATGGTAATGAGaagaaaaaagtatattttttaagtattaaccccttctagttttcaccctcctgcccaggccattttttgcaaatctaacatgcgtcactttatgtggtaataactttgaaacgcttttacttatccacgccattctgagactgttttctcgtgacacattgtacttcatgttagtgataaatttgagttgatatatatttcacctttatttataaaaagaatcctaaatttatagaaaattttgaaaaattcacaattttctaaattagaatttttctacttttaagacagatagtaatgtctcataaaatagttatcagtcatcattccccatatgtctactttatgttggcatcattttgtaaaggtcAGGGTCTgggcagggggcggggccagcAGTCCGTTGTGCTCTTCCTCCTCGGCGAGGATCCTAGGCGAGTATGTAGAGGGTTTATTtttaacttcctgtgaagggggcacaatcctgggcatattaccctattactgtgagagggcacatctgggcatataaCCATATTACTCtaagggggcacaatcctgggcatattactgtgagggggcacatccgggcatattactgtgagggggcacataactgggcatatgactgtgagggggcacataactgggcatatgactgtgagggggcataactgggcatatgactgtgagggggcacataactgggcatattactatgagcGGGCATatgactgtgagggggcacataactgggcatatgactgtgagggggcataactgggcatatgactgtgagggggcatataactgggcatattactatgagcGGGCATatgactgtgagggggcacaaccgggcatattactgtgaggtggGCATATAtcaaggcacatatctgggcatattactgttagggggcacatatctgggcatagtactgtgaaaagggcacatatctgggcattgccactgtgagggggcacatatctgggtattgcCACTGggagtgggcacatatctgggcagtgCCACTGGGAGGGGGCATAACTTGgagtattactgtgaggggggcatatatcagggcacatatcagggcatattactgtgagggggcacatatctgggcataactactgtgaaaagggcacatatctgggcataatactgtgaaaagggcacatatcttggcataactattgtaaggggcacatatctgggcataactattgtaagggggcacatatcttggcatcgcaactgtgagggggcacatatctgggcataactactgtgaggaggcacatatctgggcataacctgtgaaggaggcacatatctggccataactactgtgagggggcacatatctgggcataacctgtgaaggaggcacatatctgggcttaacccgtgaaggaggcacatatctgggcatatcctatgaagggggcacaatgtgggcataaatactgtgtggtggcataaaggaggaataattactatgtgggggcatttacggGACTGGGTTGGTTTAGGTGTTTAGTTACGTTTTGGGCGGAGTTATAGGCGTGGCCTAGTACAGAAAATATTTGCCGTGGTGTGTTTCGCGCGAGGCACATAGTGtcgctctgccttcttttcaaaaGATGTGAGATAtgaatctgtgttttcaccgatgccagcgcatacagcaggggctcggctgtcagtgactgccctGACCGGGCAGGTGCTGGGGCTTAAGTCACGTCTCGCGGGAAGGGGtgaaaacgcaagaaaaactatgcaAATATGGCATCGctgtaatcttactgacccagaGAGTGAAGGCCGCAGGACAGTTTTAGCCCatagggaacaccgtaaaaacaaaacccatggcACTGTGACAGAATTGCGCTattccatttggattttttttgtccagcttcctactacattgtagcaatattaaatggtgacaaaaacaaacaaacaaaccttcatacgactatgtgaatggaaaaatgaaaaaagctatggctctgggaaggaagGGAGTAAACAAGGAAAATGCAAAAAACAAGGCTAAAAGGGTTAAACAGCACATCATTTTGGACTTAAAACTGAACGATGGATACCTCTCTATGTAAAGAAAATAAAATTGGGGGTCAGCCAGCACATCCCAGCACGCAGGTGCACATCGccctggctgaaagcacaaaagcaaaaaaacaaacaatgcaacagcactctgcaaacacaaataataaagcaaATACAatcgtgccatactcactatagaaaatgtaaaatgctgagttataaatgtgagattcttggcaaatacagtTTGGACAAAATTATTTGTGGCCGTTTGCCAGCATCA
Proteins encoded in this region:
- the LOC122920783 gene encoding catalase-like, producing the protein MTTEEGTRLAGVDPSYATRDLYCAIKNGNFPQWKLEMQIMTQEQSEAMPCCFSDITREWDPITHPLMEVGILTLDRNPNNHFLDVEQAAFCPGNLCPGIEGFLDKTFQARAFAYADAQRYRLGANFAQLEVNRPKVCVNNYQQDGLMAFHQVGKTNYYPN